From Lucilia cuprina isolate Lc7/37 chromosome 4, ASM2204524v1, whole genome shotgun sequence:
AGCGCAGCacttgaaaaaaacttttttatgacaCAGGTTTCGGCTTTTGTTGTAAATTCTTTGCATACACTTTATTTTATCCAAGCattcattaataaatatgtttattatttaatcttATATTTTATCAACAAGAATGATTaacattttctacataatttttttagaacacTACTATTTTCTTAGATTATCTTTCTATTAACTTAACCTCAATTTAATATGCGAAAACGCGTGtactttttgtttgtgtttactGCCGTATGAATAAAAAGTGACTAAAATTTTTCGCTAGTATCGCACAAATTCACACAGTTGTTTTAATTCGGtagactttttttctttttgtcaaaTTATGCATATGTGACTACTGCACACGAAAAGATTTTttcatttgcaatttttatacacTTAATCACTTTTTACCATATAAACTCTGCATGTTCTTTATTAAATGGACATTAAATTAGagttttatgcaaattttttatatgttttagcaatatttttatgcgaattttagttaattatacGATCTATATTTTACACCACATTCACATAACTTGCACGGTTGTCTTGCCACTAATCAGAGCCCTGCGACGACGAATATTAACTACGGCGTTGGCTGATAATATAAATGTCGGCGGTTACTTAAAATTGACTGTGAACCGGCTAGTTAGTTCGAAAGGAGAATGTATATACAACAAATCTGATAAAATCCACCTAGGCCTTCTCTATCGGACCTTTTCAAATCGGTCCAATTTACAATTCACAAAGACATGATATtaacatttaagtttttaaacacAACAGTATAAATTcttgataaaattaaatgaaaaactttacaacggcgcatattttgtattattctgttaaaaaaaagcGAATAAAATCGTTAACAAAAACTGATATCTAGGCAATATGTTTCAGAAATGCCTTTTATATGTTTTGAATTCATATTAAACATCAAGGCAATATGTTTCAGAAATGCCTTTTATATGTTTTGAATTCATATTAAACATCCACAAaaaagatatgtatgtatatacataactgccaagatatgtatatacataactGCCAAAATAAAGTGTATTCGATCTACACagacatatttttgaatatattgaaaattaaattaattaaactaaaattgtataaaaagtttacaaaatgatTTGCGAACCAAACCTAAATTTACCTCAACCAATTGAATTAGAATCTCTAAAGATGACCACGGAAACCAAAAAAGTTGGACTTGGGAAAACAAGTTTAGATCAAACTAATGTTAAACGAGAGGTTTTATATGAACAAAAAGATTACGATCTCCTACCATTATTCAAAGATCAAtttcaacatttaaataatattttgtcttTGCACTCTAATGATTATTTGGCCTGTCGTTGGAATACTTTTTTGGATAATGTTCCACAAAATTACATACGCATACGTTCATATGTGGACTATAAAAAATCGCTGGAGTAAGCTAAGATTACTTTCTTAGTAAACTTAATTAaagctattttattttttttttagaactcAAGTAGTAAGacgaaaattattaaatggACATTTTTATGGTATTGATAATAAACTTGCACCAATACCACAGTTAAAAGATCCTAGGAGTTATGCGAAAATAGATAATCACAAGAAGTAAAGCTGTAATCTTCAAAATGAATAtccataaatgtattttttaaagaatttctgaTAAACATTAGGTCCATCTcatagaaatcttttaaaattatagacaACATTGTTTTTGTAGCGAAAAAACATCGTTTATTATTACTAAATAGTACCACCTATTAAGGAAGTCTTGTAATGTAAGTAAAGggataaaacttaaaaacataggttaaaaagaaaaatcttaaatttttctatcTTAAACATCTAACTAATTGCATCCAACATTAACGCTAATTATa
This genomic window contains:
- the LOC111678868 gene encoding uncharacterized protein LOC111678868 is translated as MICEPNLNLPQPIELESLKMTTETKKVGLGKTSLDQTNVKREVLYEQKDYDLLPLFKDQFQHLNNILSLHSNDYLACRWNTFLDNVPQNYIRIRSYVDYKKSLETQVVRRKLLNGHFYGIDNKLAPIPQLKDPRSYAKIDNHKK